The following coding sequences lie in one Trichoderma breve strain T069 chromosome 1, whole genome shotgun sequence genomic window:
- a CDS encoding inositol monophosphatase family domain-containing protein, producing the protein MDELYGNLSYRRHKEIDHVPSVAGSVLTLRLLAVEILERSARHIKTLFAWRRKQRDHEERLAKRPKITLLYPGQTITTHPTFTVDPIDGISNFVHGFLDVAASIALVSRRVPTLGFIYNVFADELLSTIKCYNTYHATQISTTITADDISNNNHTK; encoded by the exons ATGGATGAGCTATACGGAAACTTGTCATATCGCCGgcacaaggagattgatcACGTACCGAGTGTGGCAGGAAGTGTATTGACGCTGAGACTCCTTGCTGTCGAGATCCTGGAGCGCTCTGCCAGACACATCAAAACGCTCTTTGCGTGGCGACGCAAGCAACGAGACCATGAGGAGAGACTGGCGAAGCGCCCCAAAATTACTCTG CTATACCCCGGCCAGACCATCACCACCCACCCAACCTTCACCGTCGACCCCATTGACGGCATATCCAACTTCGTCCACGGCTTCCTCGATGTTGCCGCCTCCATCGCCCTTGTCTCACGTAGAGTGCCCACACTAGGTTTCATTTACAACGTCTTCGCCGACGAGCTCTTGTCTACCATCAAGTGCTACAACACATATCACGCCACACAAATCAGCACTACGATCACTGCCGACGACATCTCCAACAACAATCATACAAAATAA